A genomic region of Brienomyrus brachyistius isolate T26 chromosome 6, BBRACH_0.4, whole genome shotgun sequence contains the following coding sequences:
- the LOC125745277 gene encoding protein-L-isoaspartate O-methyltransferase domain-containing protein 2-like isoform X1 — MGGAVSAGEDNDELIDNLKEAHYIRSDLVEQAFRAIDRADYYLEEFRDNAYKDLAWRHGNIHLSAPCIYSEVMEALDLQPGLSFLNLGSGTGYLSTMVGLILGPFGVNHGVELHADVIDYAYKKLDFFIKTSDSFDKFEFCEPSFVVGNCLEIIPNCRQYDRVYCGAGVQREHENFMKNLLKVGGILVLPLEEKLTKIIRTSHSTWETKKIIAVSFAPLVLPKNGDRSQSAEVSLPAMFEVRTLQDLARISIRHTLKVILGASHERGAAGCQRPVLGVPKSGPCFKRRRIHRRRINSVLLASKHTLEHRMIPESFDDDSSDGVEEEGQLGRLGVGYQAKDEEEERGNRDSAQEPAINLLRERILSLPLPEPLKMYLLYYRQK, encoded by the exons ATGGGAGGGGCTGTAAGTGCTGGGGAAGACAATGATGAGCTGATTGACAACCTGAAGGAAGCACATTACATTCGCTCCGACCTGGTGGAGCAGGCCTTTCGGGCCATTGACCGTGCTGACTATTATTTGGAGGAGTTCCGTGATAACGCCTATAAAGACCTCGCCTGGAGGCATGGAAACATCCACCTGTCTGCTCCCTGCATCTACTCTGAGGTGATGGAGGCCCTGGATTTGCAGCCAGGGCTGTCCTTCCTGAACCTGGGCAGCGGTACGGGCTACCTCAGCACCATGGTGGGCCTCATTCTCG GTCCTTTTGGTGTCAACCACGGGGTTGAGCTTCATGCAGATGTCATAGATTATGCTTACAAGAAACTGGATTTCTTCATCAAAACCAGCGACAGCTTTGACAA GTTTGAGTTTTGCGAGCCCTCTTTTGTGGTTGGGAACTGCCTAGAGATCATCCCAAATTGCAGACAGTATGACAGGGTCTACTGTGGAGCAGGGGTACAAAGGGAGCATGAGAACTTTATGAAGAACCTTCTGAAGGTTGGGGGAATCCTGGTTTTGccactggaggagaag CTGACAAAGATCATCCGCACAAGTCACAGTACCTGGGAAACAAAGAAGATCATTGCAGTTTCTTTTGCTCCTCTTGTCCTGCCAAAGAATGGGGACAGGAGCCAATCCGCAGAGGTCTCTCTAC CAGCGATGTTCGAAGTGCGGACGCTGCAAGACTTGGCACGCATCTCCATACGTCACACCCTGAAGGTGATTCTGGGGGCCAGTCATGAGCGCGGGGCCGCTGGGTGTCAGCGGCCAGTGTTGGGGGTACCCAAGAGCGGGCCTTGTTTCAAGCGCAGGCGCATTCACCGGCGACGCATCAACTCTGTGCTCTTGGCCAGCAAACACACCTTAGAGCACCGCATGATTCCGGAATCCTTTGACGATGACAGCAGTGACGGTGTGGAGGAGGAGGGTCAGCTAGGGCGTCTTGGGGTGGGGTACCAGGCCaaagatgaggaagaggagaggggAAACAGAGATTCTGCACAAGAGCCTGCAATTAACTTGCTAAGAGAGAGAATCCTCTCCCTGCCATTGCCCGAACCACTCAAAATGTACTTGTTGTACTACCGACAAAAGTAA
- the LOC125745277 gene encoding protein-L-isoaspartate O-methyltransferase domain-containing protein 2-like isoform X2 → MGGAVSAGEDNDELIDNLKEAHYIRSDLVEQAFRAIDRADYYLEEFRDNAYKDLAWRHGNIHLSAPCIYSEVMEALDLQPGLSFLNLGSGTGYLSTMVGLILGPFGVNHGVELHADVIDYAYKKLDFFIKTSDSFDKFEFCEPSFVVGNCLEIIPNCRQYDRVYCGAGVQREHENFMKNLLKVGGILVLPLEEKLTKIIRTSHSTWETKKIIAVSFAPLVLPKNGDRSQSAEVSLPMFEVRTLQDLARISIRHTLKVILGASHERGAAGCQRPVLGVPKSGPCFKRRRIHRRRINSVLLASKHTLEHRMIPESFDDDSSDGVEEEGQLGRLGVGYQAKDEEEERGNRDSAQEPAINLLRERILSLPLPEPLKMYLLYYRQK, encoded by the exons ATGGGAGGGGCTGTAAGTGCTGGGGAAGACAATGATGAGCTGATTGACAACCTGAAGGAAGCACATTACATTCGCTCCGACCTGGTGGAGCAGGCCTTTCGGGCCATTGACCGTGCTGACTATTATTTGGAGGAGTTCCGTGATAACGCCTATAAAGACCTCGCCTGGAGGCATGGAAACATCCACCTGTCTGCTCCCTGCATCTACTCTGAGGTGATGGAGGCCCTGGATTTGCAGCCAGGGCTGTCCTTCCTGAACCTGGGCAGCGGTACGGGCTACCTCAGCACCATGGTGGGCCTCATTCTCG GTCCTTTTGGTGTCAACCACGGGGTTGAGCTTCATGCAGATGTCATAGATTATGCTTACAAGAAACTGGATTTCTTCATCAAAACCAGCGACAGCTTTGACAA GTTTGAGTTTTGCGAGCCCTCTTTTGTGGTTGGGAACTGCCTAGAGATCATCCCAAATTGCAGACAGTATGACAGGGTCTACTGTGGAGCAGGGGTACAAAGGGAGCATGAGAACTTTATGAAGAACCTTCTGAAGGTTGGGGGAATCCTGGTTTTGccactggaggagaag CTGACAAAGATCATCCGCACAAGTCACAGTACCTGGGAAACAAAGAAGATCATTGCAGTTTCTTTTGCTCCTCTTGTCCTGCCAAAGAATGGGGACAGGAGCCAATCCGCAGAGGTCTCTCTAC CGATGTTCGAAGTGCGGACGCTGCAAGACTTGGCACGCATCTCCATACGTCACACCCTGAAGGTGATTCTGGGGGCCAGTCATGAGCGCGGGGCCGCTGGGTGTCAGCGGCCAGTGTTGGGGGTACCCAAGAGCGGGCCTTGTTTCAAGCGCAGGCGCATTCACCGGCGACGCATCAACTCTGTGCTCTTGGCCAGCAAACACACCTTAGAGCACCGCATGATTCCGGAATCCTTTGACGATGACAGCAGTGACGGTGTGGAGGAGGAGGGTCAGCTAGGGCGTCTTGGGGTGGGGTACCAGGCCaaagatgaggaagaggagaggggAAACAGAGATTCTGCACAAGAGCCTGCAATTAACTTGCTAAGAGAGAGAATCCTCTCCCTGCCATTGCCCGAACCACTCAAAATGTACTTGTTGTACTACCGACAAAAGTAA